Part of the Subtercola frigoramans genome, CGATTCGAGATGCGCTGCGAACCCACGGCGCTTCCGACGATGCCGCCGACGTACAGGCGAAGGCCTTGTTCGAGGCCGAACTCCGAGCGCATCCGTCCCACGGGGTAAGGCGACTCGCTGTCGTCGTCGAACGGATGCGGCGCGGCCTCATCGATGTTGATTCGACGCCGCTCCTGACGTGGGTCTCGCCGGCAGTGGTCAGAGTAGATGGGCAAGGCGGATTCGGCCCGGTGGTCATGAACCGGGCGATCGCTGCGACGATGCTCCGCGCCGATGAGACGGGCATCGCGATGGCGGTGATCGCAAATTCCAGCCACATCGGAATGCTGGCACCCTATGTCGAACGGATTGCCGAACGCGGGCAGATCGCCGTCGTCCTGACCACGAGTGAGGCGCTCGTGCATGCCTGGGGCGGTCGCGAGCCGATCGTCGGCACGAACCCGATAGGAATCGGAGTTCCGACAGGGGGCTCGCCCCTTGTTCTTGACATGTCGACCGCCGCCGTCTCGATGGGAAAGGTGATCGACTACGCAGCCACTAGCCGCCCGCTCGCCCCGGGGTGGGCAATCGACTCCGAGGGTGCTCCGACGACGAACGCCGGCGCAGCACTCGGAGGCGCGATCTCGCCCTTCGGAGGCGCAAAGGGCTATGCGCTCGGAATCACCCTCGAAGCCATGATCGGTTTTCTCACAACGACCTCATTCGGCACAGACATCGCAGGCACCCTCGATGTCGAACTGCCCTCGACGAAAGGTGACCTTCTCATCTGTATCAGTGCTGAACGACTGGGACTCCAGTCTTCACTTCCTCTGCTGGCCCGGTATCTCACGCAGGTGAGAGACAGCGGCTCAGAAAACGGCTCAGTCGATATTCCGGGTGACCGTGCCCGACGCACCAGAGAAGAGAATCTCCGTCAGGGAGTTCTTCTCGACCAGACCGTGTGGGCAGATGCCCTGGCGATGGCCAAAGGAGGGAGCCCTCGTGCCTGAGTTCACTGGCGACGCCTTGTCGATTCATTCGTTCGGTGTCCTGCGACTGCCCGACCGAATCCACTTCGGCGAAGGCAGCTTTGCATCGGTCCCCCGTGAAGCTGTGAGGCTGGGCAGAAGAGTGCTCGTCGTGTGCGACCCGTTCCTTCTCGAGACCGAGGAACTCAGCGGCCTGCTCGAGTCGCTCGCCTCCGAGGGCGCCATCGTCTCTGTCGAGAGTGAGATCATTCCCGAGCTGCCGCTTGACGTCGTCGAACGGGTTTCCGGCCGATGCCGTTCGGCCCAGCCCGATGTGATCATCGGTTTCGGTGGCGGCAGCGCCCTCGACATGGCGAAACTCGTCTCCCTCACGCTTCGCCATGGCGCCCCCCTCACCCAGTACTACGGCGAGAATGCCGTGCCGGGCCCGGTGGTTCCGCTCATCGCGATTCCGACAACGGCGGGCACCGGCAGTGAAGTGACAGGCGTGGCTGTACTCACCGATCCCGATCGGGACCTCAAAGTGGGTATCTCCAGCCCCTACCTGATTCCCCGGATCGCTGTCGTCGACCCACTACTGAGTGTCGGGGCACCTGCACGGGTGACCGCGGCATCCGGTGCAGATGCATTCGTCCACGCAGTCGAAGCGTTCACGGCGGCCGTGCGGGACCCCATCTGGGGAGCGGAGCAACCCGTGTTCGTTGGAAGGAACGACCTCAGTTCACTGCTCGCGTTGACGGCTGTGCGAATCATCTTCGATGCCCTGCCCCGCGCCGTGCGCGACGGGGGAGACCTCGCCGCCCGCCACGCCATGGCGTATGGCAGCCTACTGGCCGGAATGGCGTTCGGGTCGGCGGGTACCCACCTCTCGCACGCCATCCAGTACCCGGTTGGCGCACTCACTCACACCCCGCACGGAGTGGGAACCGGGATGCTCCTGCCTTTTGTGCTCCGGGAGATCCGTGCCAGCGCTTCGGATCGCCTCGCCGAGATCGCCGAGGCGATCGGCGTTGCAACCGGAAATGCCGAGACCTCGGCCGACGCTGCCATCGTGGCCATCGCATCGATGATGCGCGAGATAGGCCTCCCAGCCAGCCTGGCCGAGATGGGTGTCACCGAGGCCGATGTGGCGAAGATCGTCGACCTGACGCTTTCGGTCAAGCGGCTTGTCGCTAATTCGACCCTCGTTCCCGACTACGAATCCATCGCTCGTATCGTCACGGCCGCCTATCTCGGCAACCTGGCCAGCGAGCTCCCCGAGCTCCACACTGCAGGATAAGGAAGGACTTCATGACGTTCATCACTGACCTATTCATCGGCGGCCGTTTCACGCCCGGGGCGACCGGAAGGCGCTTTCCCGTCATCGACCCGGCAACCGGCGACGAGTTGGCACGGTTTGCGATCGCAGACGACATCGACTGCGATGCAGCAGTCGAGGCGGCAGACGCAGCCCTCCCCGCGTGGAGCGCCACCGCTTCTCGTGAGCGCAGCGAGATCCTGCGACGAGCGTTCGAGATCCTCACCGAGGAGAAGGAGCGACTCGCTGAAACGATCGTCTATGAGAACGGCAAGTCGTTCTCCGACGCGCTCGGCGAGGCCGGCTACGCGATCGAGTTCTTCCGCTGGTTTGCCGAAGAAGCTGTCCGCGTGACGGGCGACTTCCGTCTGTCTCCTTCGGGTGACAAGCACATTCTCGTGACGCACCAGCCGATCGGCGTCTCGTTGCTCATCACCCCGTGGAACTTTCCCGCTGCCATGGCTACGCGCAAGATCGCTCCGGCGCTGGCTGCAGGATGCACGGTGATTCTGAAGCCGGCGCGCGAAACCCCGTTGACGGCTGCGTTCGTCGTCGATGCCCTACGCCGCGCCGGTGTGCCTGACGGTGTCGTCAATCTGGTGACCCCGGTGCCGACAGGCCCCGCGGTCGCACGGATGCTCCACCACCCTTCGGTGCGCAAAGTCAGTTTCACGGGGTCGACGGAGGTCGGGCGCGTCATCCTGAGAGAGGCCGCGGACAAGGTCGTGAGCGCTTCGATGGAGCTCGGCGGCAATGCGCCCTTCGTGGTGCTCCCCGGGGCAGATCTCGAAGAGGCTGTTGAGGGCGCGCTCATTGCGAAGATGCGAAACGGAGGCTCGGCGTGCACGGCAGCCAATCGCTTCTACGTGCATTCTTCGCTGGCCGAGGAGTTCGGCGACCGCATGGCCGAGAAACTCGCTGGCTGGAGCATGGGCCCAGGAATCGACAGGGCGAACCAGCTCGGAGCCCTAGTCTCGCTGCAGGAACGCGACAAGGTCAGTGAGCTTGTCGGCGTGGCGGTTGGCGAGGGTGCACGCGTGGTCACGGGCGGAAATGCATCGATAATCGGTGCGTTCTTCGAGCCGACGGTCCTGAGTGGCGTCGCACACGAGAGCACCATCGCGCGCACGGAGATCTTCGGCCCCGTCACGTCGATCATCGCCTACGACGACATCGACGAAGCGGTGCGTATGGCCAACGATACGATCTACGGCCTGATCGCCTATGTCTACGGCGAGACTGGTCTGGCCCTTTCTGTGGCCCAGCGGCTCGAAGCGGGTATGGTCGCTGTCAATCGTGCGGTGCTCAGCGACCCGGCAGCACCATTCGGCGGCATGAAACAGAGCGGCCTCGGCCGGGAGGGCAGCTCAGAGGGCATCCTCGAATTCCTCGAAGAGAAATACATCGGCATCGAACTGTGACTCAGAACGGACACCACTCATGATCATCACGTCTATCGACACCTTTCGTCGCGACGACAATTTCGCACTGGTGCGCGTTCGCACTGACGACGGCGCAGAGGGATGGGGGCAGACCTCTCCTTATCTGGCCAGCCAGTCTGCCGCGCTCATCGAATCGACCGTTTCGACATTCTTTCTCGGCACCAACCCGTGGGACCTCGAAGCGACCATCGAGACCATGGTGCGGGCGACCTGGAAGTTCTATGGCACCGTGCTGTGGCGAGCGCTGTGCGGGATCGACACCGCCGTCTGGGATCTGCTCGGCAAGGCAACCGGCCAGCCGGTGTACCGGCTCATCGGGGGGAAACTGCGAGACAGCATTCCCCTCTATGGGTCGAGCATGCGCAGAGACATCTCTCCCCAGGACGAAGCCGACCGCCTTGTGGGTCTTCAGCGCTCGCACGGGTTCGGAGCGTTCAAGATCAGGATCGGCGACAACATGGGAAGGGACCGCGACGTCTACCGAGGGCGAACGGAGGAGATCATCCGTGTGTGCCGGGAGAGGCTGGGCGACGGTGTCGTGCTGCACGCGGATGCGAACAGCGGATACTCGGTAGCCGAAGCCATTCGGGTGGGGAGGCTGCTCGAAGACCAGGGTTATGGCCACTTCGAAGAACCGTGCCCGTACCCCCAGATCGAGAACACTGCGCGGGTTGCCGCCGCGCTGGACATCCCCATCGCTGCGGGAGAACAGGACCAGCTGCTCGACCAGTTCCACCGAATCATCCAGATGAGAGGGGTCGACATCATCCAGCCCGACATCGGCTATTGCGGTGGAATCAGCAGGGCGCGACGCGTGACATCGATGGC contains:
- a CDS encoding iron-containing alcohol dehydrogenase, which encodes MPEFTGDALSIHSFGVLRLPDRIHFGEGSFASVPREAVRLGRRVLVVCDPFLLETEELSGLLESLASEGAIVSVESEIIPELPLDVVERVSGRCRSAQPDVIIGFGGGSALDMAKLVSLTLRHGAPLTQYYGENAVPGPVVPLIAIPTTAGTGSEVTGVAVLTDPDRDLKVGISSPYLIPRIAVVDPLLSVGAPARVTAASGADAFVHAVEAFTAAVRDPIWGAEQPVFVGRNDLSSLLALTAVRIIFDALPRAVRDGGDLAARHAMAYGSLLAGMAFGSAGTHLSHAIQYPVGALTHTPHGVGTGMLLPFVLREIRASASDRLAEIAEAIGVATGNAETSADAAIVAIASMMREIGLPASLAEMGVTEADVAKIVDLTLSVKRLVANSTLVPDYESIARIVTAAYLGNLASELPELHTAG
- a CDS encoding Ldh family oxidoreductase, whose translation is MTTVDADVVLETIRDALRTHGASDDAADVQAKALFEAELRAHPSHGVRRLAVVVERMRRGLIDVDSTPLLTWVSPAVVRVDGQGGFGPVVMNRAIAATMLRADETGIAMAVIANSSHIGMLAPYVERIAERGQIAVVLTTSEALVHAWGGREPIVGTNPIGIGVPTGGSPLVLDMSTAAVSMGKVIDYAATSRPLAPGWAIDSEGAPTTNAGAALGGAISPFGGAKGYALGITLEAMIGFLTTTSFGTDIAGTLDVELPSTKGDLLICISAERLGLQSSLPLLARYLTQVRDSGSENGSVDIPGDRARRTREENLRQGVLLDQTVWADALAMAKGGSPRA
- a CDS encoding NAD-dependent succinate-semialdehyde dehydrogenase encodes the protein MTFITDLFIGGRFTPGATGRRFPVIDPATGDELARFAIADDIDCDAAVEAADAALPAWSATASRERSEILRRAFEILTEEKERLAETIVYENGKSFSDALGEAGYAIEFFRWFAEEAVRVTGDFRLSPSGDKHILVTHQPIGVSLLITPWNFPAAMATRKIAPALAAGCTVILKPARETPLTAAFVVDALRRAGVPDGVVNLVTPVPTGPAVARMLHHPSVRKVSFTGSTEVGRVILREAADKVVSASMELGGNAPFVVLPGADLEEAVEGALIAKMRNGGSACTAANRFYVHSSLAEEFGDRMAEKLAGWSMGPGIDRANQLGALVSLQERDKVSELVGVAVGEGARVVTGGNASIIGAFFEPTVLSGVAHESTIARTEIFGPVTSIIAYDDIDEAVRMANDTIYGLIAYVYGETGLALSVAQRLEAGMVAVNRAVLSDPAAPFGGMKQSGLGREGSSEGILEFLEEKYIGIEL
- a CDS encoding mandelate racemase/muconate lactonizing enzyme family protein — its product is MIITSIDTFRRDDNFALVRVRTDDGAEGWGQTSPYLASQSAALIESTVSTFFLGTNPWDLEATIETMVRATWKFYGTVLWRALCGIDTAVWDLLGKATGQPVYRLIGGKLRDSIPLYGSSMRRDISPQDEADRLVGLQRSHGFGAFKIRIGDNMGRDRDVYRGRTEEIIRVCRERLGDGVVLHADANSGYSVAEAIRVGRLLEDQGYGHFEEPCPYPQIENTARVAAALDIPIAAGEQDQLLDQFHRIIQMRGVDIIQPDIGYCGGISRARRVTSMAEAAGIPTTPHCANQSMLQMFTLHLAVSQPSVYQFQEWNIEPFEWVNGYFDGLPEVIDGSVTLTEDPGWGVEIDPDFVAKALKTRSAL